One Ricinus communis isolate WT05 ecotype wild-type chromosome 2, ASM1957865v1, whole genome shotgun sequence DNA segment encodes these proteins:
- the LOC107260851 gene encoding uncharacterized protein LOC107260851: MKGVAGGPLLCIGDLLSDLEEKEEKEEEEEDHYKQSLVSSSSSSIFDSSDTFQSSSLDLTKLFQENYGHLNKALVGTDHSWTALTLKLCTSLGTATELIRSTNSNVASLSERVQELEKIVKRGDSAVAAAKAVHVSLNQKDDLLSGSQNVQ, from the exons ATGAAAGGGGTAGCTGGAGGGCCATTGCTGTGCATAGGGGATTTGTTAAGCGATcttgaagagaaagaagaaaaggaagaagaagaagaagatcattATAAACAATCACTTGTctcgtcttcttcttcttcaatttttgATTCCAGTGATACTTTTCAATCCTCCTCCTTGGATTTAACCAAGCTCTTCCAG GAAAACTATGGCCACTTGAACAAGGCACTTGTTGGAACAGATCACTCTTGGACGGCTCTGACTCTAAAG TTATGCACTTCTCTAGGAACTGCAACTGAGTTGATCCGGTCTACCAACTCAAATGTTGCATCGTTATCTGAAAGAGTTCAAGAGCTTGAGAAAATTGTCAAGAGAGGAGATTCTGCTGTTGCAGCTGCCAAGGCTGTTCATGTTTCTCTAAACCAAAAGGATGATTTACTTAGTGGCAGTCAAAATGTCCAGTAG
- the LOC8264369 gene encoding uncharacterized protein LOC8264369: MAGQENVKHLEDCSVANALGTWFFSVAGALIAIPVGIKKKSLAPLVFFGTTGTMLDIIMGISQCEREHAERQAQLLQAQNLAENASFSERGSES, encoded by the exons ATGGCAGGGCAGGAAAATGTTAAGCATCTTGAGGACTGCTCAGTTGCCAA TGCATTAGGCACATGGTTCTTCTCAGTAGCAGGGGCTTTGATTGCAATTCCAGTAGGCATAAAAAAGAAGTCATTAGCACCCCTTGTGTTCTTTGGCACAACAGGCACAATGCTTGATATTATCATGGGAATCAGCCAATGTGAAAGGGAACATGCAGAACGCCAAGCACAACTACTACAAGCCCAGAACTTGGCAGAGAACGCATCGTTTTCAGAGAGAGGATCTGAATCTTGA
- the LOC8274093 gene encoding uncharacterized protein LOC8274093 translates to MTSAIGWYGPLIDLSKAASHIGDFVQLLVFVHRCSPIQYKLSKGGEVIRTDIQVGDDTLPYFSVSLWQKQMATLAVTGDVILLQNVKITKFGDIIEAKTVQFSSLHCLIHPYDLLFSKGVDDLVSECQVGNTTLEKLVKVVKWVQRAASSLYNIASNAFQKRQLPRNWKVVEQSEARDIFLLSQVLHLRDSCKAIFHAFVGEIFLPITWRLLGDSEKENMFVSRRITKLEGSNIVEDFTCIGCQLCGSRLDSQNGCMFKKYSVPLFCTKSSDHLHVVGMIYRPFMLYVWDESEHLPLLVTNKAAELLFGNIKAERVYSCYRGQRNNQNSDLNDHRKEFIPKATGQAAADPCSSGGDNMQVKTKQHHYDKNINFHLIWLILLKMLLQQENNSPLKFEVNVNPSLDTDNGKFEMVSVSIPCIRTKGSSS, encoded by the exons ATGACGTCAGCAATAGGATGGTACGGACCGTTAATAGACCTATCGAAAGCTGCTTCTCACATCGGCGACTTTGTTCAGCTTCTCGTTTTTGTTCATCGATGCTCTCCTATTCAG TATAAGTTATCAAAAGGCGGAGAAGTAATAAGAACAGACATTCAAGTGGGTGATGATACGCTACCGTATTTCTCCGTCTCATTGTGGCAAAAGCAAATGGCAACTCTTGCAGTTACGGGTGATGTCATTTTATTGCAAA ATGTGAAGATCACTAAATTTGGAGATATTATTGAGGCAAAAACTGTCCAGTTTTCATCGTTACACTGTTTGATCCATCCCTATGACTTGCTTTTCTCCAAAG GTGTGGATGACTTAGTGAGCGAGTGTCAAGTTGGGAATACGACATTGGAAAAGCTTGTCAAGGTTGTTAAATGGGTGCAGAGGGCTGCTTCTTCTCTTTACAATATTGCCTCTAACGCCTTTCAG AAGAGACAGCTTCCAAGGAACTGGAAAGTAGTAGAACAGAGTGAAGCTCGGGATATTTTCCTGCTTTCACAAGTGCTGCACCTAAGGGATTCCTGTAAGGCAATCTTTCATGCGTTTGTCGGTGAAATTTTCCTACCGATTACCTGGAGACTACTCGGTGATTCTGAGAAGGAAAACATGTTTGTTAGTAGGAGAATAACAAAACTTGAAGGGAGTAATATAGTAGAAGATTTTACTTGTATTGGCTGCCAGTTATGTGGGTCTCGTTTAGATTCGCAAAATGG GTGTATGTTCAAGAAATATTCGGTTCCACTCTTTTGCACAAAAAGCTCAGATCATCTTCATGTAGTTGGCATGATATACAGACCCTTTATG TTATATGTGTGGGATGAATCAGAGCACCTGCCACTACTTGTAACGAACAAGGCTGCAGAGCTGTTGTTTGGAAACATCAAGGCTGAAAGAGTCTACTCTTGCTATAGAGGCCAAAGGAATAATCAGAACTCTGACCTAAATGATCACCGTAAAGAGTTTATTCCTAAAGCTACGGGGCAAGCAGCGGCGGATCCTTGCTCATCAGGTGGAGACAACATGCAAGTTAAGACGAAACAACATCACTATGATAAAAACATCAACTTCCACTTGATTTGGTTAATTCTTCTGAAGATGCTGTTGCAACAAGAGAATAACAGCCCATTGAAATTTGAAGTAAATGTAAATCCGAGTCTGGATACTGACAATGGGAAGTTTGAAATGGTTTCTGTGTCAATTCCATGCATCAGAACCAAAGGTTCTTCATCTTGA
- the LOC8274092 gene encoding DIS3-like exonuclease 2 isoform X2, with product MMRSGTEQSSTVVIERTEDGVADKDKEKKKNKRRSNRRSKQNSPNLVNGGGELSQSSRKSKNYTSSVGCFPSGQPDFDAYAFNSMPTMHISEQVEHLLPSDLSIGGQAFSNSCPEPIAGGLCPFDSISNINTRGKIFASHWSIEAIDEALEKGDAFKAVFHVNAHNRLEAYCKIEGVSTDVLISGLAVQNRAVEGDMVVIKVDPLPCWTKMKGSNGPSNSIALAEDCNSAVELSEMASGSCKGKIKVEVDHDFAESGSFSLPQKGIHSEDSSCATEAVHQELNGSTGYNIGIGDHPSASESSNFGSSMGQHEGANAVGRLCTMISSHPTKRPTGRVVAIIERSPRRDAIIGFLNVKQWFYCREACKKDSKKNKNSSSISDREYIQLMPTDPKFPKMMVLASSLPDSIKKRLEGGDATVEMELVAAQIDNWDDESPSPHAHVSRIFGRGSELEPQLSAILYENTICYSDFSPESLSCIPCDSWEVPAEEIRRRKDLRNLCIFTIDPSTATDLDDALSVERLPNGILRVGVHIADVSYFVLPDSALDKEAQARSTSVYLLRGKLPMLPPLLSENLGSLNPGVDRLAFTIFWELNSTGDVTDRWIGRTVIQSCCKLSYQHAQEMVDGVIREEACNTFGNSLPQLYGPFDWSDVIRSVKSLNEISKTLREKRFNDGALQLESSKIGFLFDEYGIPYDSVLCGRKDSDFLVEEFMLLANRTAAEVISRAFPDSALLRRHPAPNMRKLREFEAFCCKHGLQLDSSSSGNFHQSLECIRGKLKDDSVLCGILMSYASRPMQLATYFCSGVMKDNMNDWGHYALAVALYTHFTSPLRRYPDIIVHRTLAAAIEAEELYMRSRRISCKAGMGDKVMRCFTGIYFDKDAAESVEGKEALSAAASKHRIPCTESLANVVAYCNDRKLASRHVKDACDKLYMWALLKRKEVLLSDARVLGLGPRFMSIYIQKLAIERRIYYEEVEGLTVEWLEATSTLVLNLCSYKRAFRRSGSGFYRELDEFAWVVSPCSLKLEADMVGESPKECRIADSDNNGKASQHIDPISESKIDPVVFPITVRLLSTIPVALHAVGGDDRPIEIGVRVFASSYLS from the exons ATGATGAGAAGCGGGACTGAGCAATCGTCGACTGTGGTTATTGAAAGGACTGAGGATGGCGTTGCTGATAAAgataaagagaagaagaagaataaacgCCGATCTAATCGTCGATCTAAGCAGAACTCTCCTAATTTAG TAAATGGTGGTGGAGAGTTGTCACAGTCATCTCGAAAATCAAAGAATTATACATCATCTGTGGGTTGCTTTCCATCTGGGCAGCCTGATTTTGATGCTTACGCTTTCAACTCTATGCCCACTATGCATATAAGTGAGCAAGTTGAACACCTTTTGCCATCTGATCTTAGCATTGGTGGGCAAGCATTTTCGAACTCGTGTCCTGAACCCATTGCTGGTGGACTCTGTCCGTTTGATAGCATCAGTAATATTAATACTCGGGGCAAGATTTTTGCTTCACACTGGTCCATTGAGGCTATTGACGAGGCATTAGAG AAAGGTGATGCTTTTAAAGCGGTATTTCATGTCAATGCTCACAATCGGCTTGAG GCGTACTGCAAAATTGAGGGAGTTTCCACAGATGTACTCATCAGTGGACTTGCTGTGCAAAACAGAGCT GTGGAAGGGGACATGGTGGTCATCAAGGTTGATCCCTTGCCATGCTGGACTAAGATGAAAGGGTCAAATGGACCATCAAATAGTATTGCTTTGGCAGAAGATTGCAATTCAGCTGTAGAATTAAGTGAGATGGCTAGCGGTAGCTGCAAGGGTAAAATTAAAGTGGAGGTGGATCATGACTTTGCTGAATCTGGAAGTTTCTCTCTACCTCAGAAGGGAATTCATTCTGAGGATAGCTCTTGTGCCACTGAAGCTGTTCATCAGGAACTAAATGGTTCAACGGGTTACAATATTGGTATTGGGGATCACCCATCCGCTTCAGAATCTTCAAATTTTGGTTCTTCTATGGGACAGCATGAAGGTGCTAATGCTGTGGGTAGGCTATGCACCATGATTAGTTCACACCCAACAAAGCGACCAACTGGTAGAGTCGTGGCCATCATTGAAAGATCCCCTCGTCGAGATGCTATTATTGGTTTTCTAAATGTCAAGCAGTGGTTTTACTGCAGGGAAGCTTGTAAAAAAGATtcaaaaaagaacaaaaactCTTCATCAATATCTGATCGTGAGTATATACAGCTTATGCCGACTGATCCAAAATTTCCAAAAATGATGGTCTTGGCGAGTAGCTTGCCTGACTCCATCAAGAAAAGATTGGAGGGAGGAGATGCAACAGTTGAGATGGAGCTGGTAGCTGCTCAGATTGATAATTGGGATGATGAAAGTCCTTCTCCACATGCCCATGTCTCTCGGATATTTGGACGGGGTAGTGAATTGGAGCCACAGCTTAGTgcaattttatatgaaaatacaATTTGTTATTCAGATTTTTCACCTGAATCtctttcttgcattccatgcGATTCTTGGGAGGTGCCAGCAGAGGAaatcagaagaagaaaagatctTAGAAATTTGTGCATATTTACGATTGACCCTTCCACTGCAACTGACTTAGATGATGCTCTCTCAGTTGAAAGGCTGCCGAATGGCATCCTAAGAGTTGGTGTTCACATTGCTGATGTCTCATATTTTGTTTTGCCTGATTCAGCCTTAGACAAAGAAGCTCAGGCTCGATCGACAAGTGTGTATTTGCTGCGAGGAAAATTACCTATGTTGCCTCCACTTCTTTCTGAGAATCTAGGTTCACTTAATCCAGGAGTAGATAGACTTGCATTTACTATTTTCTGGGAGTTAAACAGTACTGGTGATGTCACAGATCGTTGGATCGGCCGCACTGTGATACAATCTTGTTGCAAGCTTTCTTATCAACATGCTCAAGAAATGGTTGATGGGGTGATTAGGGAGGAGGCTTGTAACACATTTGGAAACAGCCTGCCACAGTTGTATGGCCCGTTTGACTGGTCAGATGTCATTAGATCTGTCAAGAGTCTTAATGAAATTTCAAAAACTTTAAGGGAAAAGAGGTTCAATGATGGGGCTTTACAGCTTGAAAGTTCCAAAATTGGCTTTCTATTTGATGAATATGGAATTCCATATGATAGCGTGCTTTGCGGGCGGAAGGACTCCGATTTTCTTGTTGAGGAGTTTATGCTTTTAGCAAATAGAACAGCTGCTGAAGTCATATCTAGAGCTTTCCCAGATAGTGCACTATTGCGGAGGCATCCTGCACCTAATATGCGAAAGTTAAGAGAATTTGAAGCTTTTTGTTGCAAGCATGGTCTGCAATTGGACAGTTCTTCTTCTGGTAACTTCCATCAGTCATTGGAGTGCATCAGGGGTAAGCTCAAGGATGACAGTGTGTTGTGTGGTATTCTGATGTCTTATGCTTCAAGACCAATGCAGCTGGCTACCTACTTTTGCAGTGGTGTTATGAAAGATAATATGAACGACTGGGGTCATTATGCGCTTGCTGTTGCTCTCTATACTCATTTTACTTCACCATTGCGTCGATATCCTGATATCATTGTACATCGGACATTGGCTGCAGCCATAGAAGCAGAGGAGTTGTATATGAGAAGTAGAAGAATCTCGTGTAAAGCGGGAATGGGGGACAAAGTGATGAGGTGTTTCACTggtatttattttgataaagatGCTGCAGAATCTGTTGAAGGCAAGGAAGCATTATCAGCTGCAGCTTCTAAACATAGAATTCCATGCACAGAATCACTTGCAAATGTTGTCGCTTACTGTAATGATCGAAAGCTGGCTAGTAGGCATGTCAAGGATGCCTGTGATAAACTGTACATGTGGGCTTTGCTTAAAAGGAAAGAG GTTCTATTATCAGATGCTAGGGTTTTGGGTCTTGGGCCAAGGTTTATGTCCATTTATATCCAAAAACTAGCT ATTGAACGGCGGATTTATTATGAGGAAGTTGAAGGCTTAACAGTGGAATGGCTAGAGGCTACATCGACATTGGTGCTAAATTTGTGTTCGTACAAACGTGCATTCAGGAGGTCTGGCTCTGGTTTTTACAGGGAACTTGATGAGTTTGCATGGGTTGTAAGTCCGTGCAGTCTGAAGCTGGAAGCTGACATGGTTGGAGAGAGTCCTAAGGAGTGCAGAATTGCAGATTCAGATAATAATGGAAAGGCATCCCAGCATATAGATCCCATTTCAGAGTCCAAAATTGATCCAGTAGTTTTTCCTATCACTGTGCGTCTTCTGTCAACAATCCCTGTAGCGCTTCATGCAGTTGGTGGGGATGACAGGCCGATTGAAATTGGGGTGAGGGTTTTCGCGAGCTCATATTTAAGCTAG
- the LOC8274092 gene encoding DIS3-like exonuclease 2 isoform X1 yields the protein MMRSGTEQSSTVVIERTEDGVADKDKEKKKNKRRSNRRSKQNSPNLVNGGGELSQSSRKSKNYTSSVGCFPSGQPDFDAYAFNSMPTMHISEQVEHLLPSDLSIGGQAFSNSCPEPIAGGLCPFDSISNINTRGKIFASHWSIEAIDEALEQKGDAFKAVFHVNAHNRLEAYCKIEGVSTDVLISGLAVQNRAVEGDMVVIKVDPLPCWTKMKGSNGPSNSIALAEDCNSAVELSEMASGSCKGKIKVEVDHDFAESGSFSLPQKGIHSEDSSCATEAVHQELNGSTGYNIGIGDHPSASESSNFGSSMGQHEGANAVGRLCTMISSHPTKRPTGRVVAIIERSPRRDAIIGFLNVKQWFYCREACKKDSKKNKNSSSISDREYIQLMPTDPKFPKMMVLASSLPDSIKKRLEGGDATVEMELVAAQIDNWDDESPSPHAHVSRIFGRGSELEPQLSAILYENTICYSDFSPESLSCIPCDSWEVPAEEIRRRKDLRNLCIFTIDPSTATDLDDALSVERLPNGILRVGVHIADVSYFVLPDSALDKEAQARSTSVYLLRGKLPMLPPLLSENLGSLNPGVDRLAFTIFWELNSTGDVTDRWIGRTVIQSCCKLSYQHAQEMVDGVIREEACNTFGNSLPQLYGPFDWSDVIRSVKSLNEISKTLREKRFNDGALQLESSKIGFLFDEYGIPYDSVLCGRKDSDFLVEEFMLLANRTAAEVISRAFPDSALLRRHPAPNMRKLREFEAFCCKHGLQLDSSSSGNFHQSLECIRGKLKDDSVLCGILMSYASRPMQLATYFCSGVMKDNMNDWGHYALAVALYTHFTSPLRRYPDIIVHRTLAAAIEAEELYMRSRRISCKAGMGDKVMRCFTGIYFDKDAAESVEGKEALSAAASKHRIPCTESLANVVAYCNDRKLASRHVKDACDKLYMWALLKRKEVLLSDARVLGLGPRFMSIYIQKLAIERRIYYEEVEGLTVEWLEATSTLVLNLCSYKRAFRRSGSGFYRELDEFAWVVSPCSLKLEADMVGESPKECRIADSDNNGKASQHIDPISESKIDPVVFPITVRLLSTIPVALHAVGGDDRPIEIGVRVFASSYLS from the exons ATGATGAGAAGCGGGACTGAGCAATCGTCGACTGTGGTTATTGAAAGGACTGAGGATGGCGTTGCTGATAAAgataaagagaagaagaagaataaacgCCGATCTAATCGTCGATCTAAGCAGAACTCTCCTAATTTAG TAAATGGTGGTGGAGAGTTGTCACAGTCATCTCGAAAATCAAAGAATTATACATCATCTGTGGGTTGCTTTCCATCTGGGCAGCCTGATTTTGATGCTTACGCTTTCAACTCTATGCCCACTATGCATATAAGTGAGCAAGTTGAACACCTTTTGCCATCTGATCTTAGCATTGGTGGGCAAGCATTTTCGAACTCGTGTCCTGAACCCATTGCTGGTGGACTCTGTCCGTTTGATAGCATCAGTAATATTAATACTCGGGGCAAGATTTTTGCTTCACACTGGTCCATTGAGGCTATTGACGAGGCATTAGAG CAGAAAGGTGATGCTTTTAAAGCGGTATTTCATGTCAATGCTCACAATCGGCTTGAG GCGTACTGCAAAATTGAGGGAGTTTCCACAGATGTACTCATCAGTGGACTTGCTGTGCAAAACAGAGCT GTGGAAGGGGACATGGTGGTCATCAAGGTTGATCCCTTGCCATGCTGGACTAAGATGAAAGGGTCAAATGGACCATCAAATAGTATTGCTTTGGCAGAAGATTGCAATTCAGCTGTAGAATTAAGTGAGATGGCTAGCGGTAGCTGCAAGGGTAAAATTAAAGTGGAGGTGGATCATGACTTTGCTGAATCTGGAAGTTTCTCTCTACCTCAGAAGGGAATTCATTCTGAGGATAGCTCTTGTGCCACTGAAGCTGTTCATCAGGAACTAAATGGTTCAACGGGTTACAATATTGGTATTGGGGATCACCCATCCGCTTCAGAATCTTCAAATTTTGGTTCTTCTATGGGACAGCATGAAGGTGCTAATGCTGTGGGTAGGCTATGCACCATGATTAGTTCACACCCAACAAAGCGACCAACTGGTAGAGTCGTGGCCATCATTGAAAGATCCCCTCGTCGAGATGCTATTATTGGTTTTCTAAATGTCAAGCAGTGGTTTTACTGCAGGGAAGCTTGTAAAAAAGATtcaaaaaagaacaaaaactCTTCATCAATATCTGATCGTGAGTATATACAGCTTATGCCGACTGATCCAAAATTTCCAAAAATGATGGTCTTGGCGAGTAGCTTGCCTGACTCCATCAAGAAAAGATTGGAGGGAGGAGATGCAACAGTTGAGATGGAGCTGGTAGCTGCTCAGATTGATAATTGGGATGATGAAAGTCCTTCTCCACATGCCCATGTCTCTCGGATATTTGGACGGGGTAGTGAATTGGAGCCACAGCTTAGTgcaattttatatgaaaatacaATTTGTTATTCAGATTTTTCACCTGAATCtctttcttgcattccatgcGATTCTTGGGAGGTGCCAGCAGAGGAaatcagaagaagaaaagatctTAGAAATTTGTGCATATTTACGATTGACCCTTCCACTGCAACTGACTTAGATGATGCTCTCTCAGTTGAAAGGCTGCCGAATGGCATCCTAAGAGTTGGTGTTCACATTGCTGATGTCTCATATTTTGTTTTGCCTGATTCAGCCTTAGACAAAGAAGCTCAGGCTCGATCGACAAGTGTGTATTTGCTGCGAGGAAAATTACCTATGTTGCCTCCACTTCTTTCTGAGAATCTAGGTTCACTTAATCCAGGAGTAGATAGACTTGCATTTACTATTTTCTGGGAGTTAAACAGTACTGGTGATGTCACAGATCGTTGGATCGGCCGCACTGTGATACAATCTTGTTGCAAGCTTTCTTATCAACATGCTCAAGAAATGGTTGATGGGGTGATTAGGGAGGAGGCTTGTAACACATTTGGAAACAGCCTGCCACAGTTGTATGGCCCGTTTGACTGGTCAGATGTCATTAGATCTGTCAAGAGTCTTAATGAAATTTCAAAAACTTTAAGGGAAAAGAGGTTCAATGATGGGGCTTTACAGCTTGAAAGTTCCAAAATTGGCTTTCTATTTGATGAATATGGAATTCCATATGATAGCGTGCTTTGCGGGCGGAAGGACTCCGATTTTCTTGTTGAGGAGTTTATGCTTTTAGCAAATAGAACAGCTGCTGAAGTCATATCTAGAGCTTTCCCAGATAGTGCACTATTGCGGAGGCATCCTGCACCTAATATGCGAAAGTTAAGAGAATTTGAAGCTTTTTGTTGCAAGCATGGTCTGCAATTGGACAGTTCTTCTTCTGGTAACTTCCATCAGTCATTGGAGTGCATCAGGGGTAAGCTCAAGGATGACAGTGTGTTGTGTGGTATTCTGATGTCTTATGCTTCAAGACCAATGCAGCTGGCTACCTACTTTTGCAGTGGTGTTATGAAAGATAATATGAACGACTGGGGTCATTATGCGCTTGCTGTTGCTCTCTATACTCATTTTACTTCACCATTGCGTCGATATCCTGATATCATTGTACATCGGACATTGGCTGCAGCCATAGAAGCAGAGGAGTTGTATATGAGAAGTAGAAGAATCTCGTGTAAAGCGGGAATGGGGGACAAAGTGATGAGGTGTTTCACTggtatttattttgataaagatGCTGCAGAATCTGTTGAAGGCAAGGAAGCATTATCAGCTGCAGCTTCTAAACATAGAATTCCATGCACAGAATCACTTGCAAATGTTGTCGCTTACTGTAATGATCGAAAGCTGGCTAGTAGGCATGTCAAGGATGCCTGTGATAAACTGTACATGTGGGCTTTGCTTAAAAGGAAAGAG GTTCTATTATCAGATGCTAGGGTTTTGGGTCTTGGGCCAAGGTTTATGTCCATTTATATCCAAAAACTAGCT ATTGAACGGCGGATTTATTATGAGGAAGTTGAAGGCTTAACAGTGGAATGGCTAGAGGCTACATCGACATTGGTGCTAAATTTGTGTTCGTACAAACGTGCATTCAGGAGGTCTGGCTCTGGTTTTTACAGGGAACTTGATGAGTTTGCATGGGTTGTAAGTCCGTGCAGTCTGAAGCTGGAAGCTGACATGGTTGGAGAGAGTCCTAAGGAGTGCAGAATTGCAGATTCAGATAATAATGGAAAGGCATCCCAGCATATAGATCCCATTTCAGAGTCCAAAATTGATCCAGTAGTTTTTCCTATCACTGTGCGTCTTCTGTCAACAATCCCTGTAGCGCTTCATGCAGTTGGTGGGGATGACAGGCCGATTGAAATTGGGGTGAGGGTTTTCGCGAGCTCATATTTAAGCTAG